One region of Calditrichota bacterium genomic DNA includes:
- a CDS encoding dTMP kinase yields MKTGYLITFEGIDFSGKSLQVKKLVHRLEALGYRVEFFREPGGTAISERIRQILLDTSHAEMHPITELLLYSAARAQLVREKILPDLAAGKTVICDRFADSSTAYQGYGRNIPLQMVQKAHALAIGSLQPDITFLLDMDPGAAFKRKSKKRELDRLESERLEFYTRVRKGYLEIAQTEKERFVVLDASRPPEEIQEKIWAELKKKLAI; encoded by the coding sequence GTGAAAACAGGTTATCTCATTACATTTGAAGGCATTGATTTTTCCGGAAAATCGCTTCAGGTAAAAAAACTGGTCCACCGGTTAGAAGCCCTTGGCTACAGGGTTGAATTTTTTCGCGAACCCGGCGGCACGGCGATTTCCGAAAGAATCCGGCAGATCTTGCTGGATACCTCACACGCGGAAATGCACCCGATCACCGAGCTGCTGCTCTATTCGGCAGCCCGCGCTCAACTGGTTCGGGAAAAAATCCTGCCCGATTTGGCGGCAGGTAAAACGGTCATTTGCGACCGTTTTGCCGATTCCTCAACCGCTTATCAGGGGTATGGGCGGAACATTCCATTGCAAATGGTTCAAAAAGCGCACGCTCTGGCCATCGGCTCGTTGCAGCCGGATATTACCTTTTTGCTGGATATGGACCCTGGTGCCGCTTTTAAACGAAAAAGCAAGAAGAGAGAATTGGACCGGCTGGAATCGGAAAGGCTTGAATTCTACACGCGGGTGCGCAAGGGGTATCTGGAGATAGCCCAAACGGAAAAAGAGCGCTTTGTTGTACTGGATGCGTCGCGCCCGCCAGAGGAAATTCAAGAAAAAATTTGGGCAGAACTAAAGAAAAAACTTGCGATTTAG
- a CDS encoding sulfite exporter TauE/SafE family protein, with protein MIVEHLLPLFLVGSVAGLLAGFFGVGGGVILGPFLLFFFQSKGIPIDVAARLAFGTSHFCAMFNSIFGVRWHQRQGNVLWNVVLHIAVSATVGAYIGSYMATIMPGQILKRILAFILIILAIQIFVGFGETKGGTLSLSWKKTIPIGFIAGFFAALGGIGGGVFFVPAMILFLHVPVKKTAGTSSAIIIFTALSGSIGYLTNGLGVPGRPYGSIGYVDILATLPILTGSLVFSQLGGYLNTVLPPKLLRTLFGLFLVAIFIKLAFLK; from the coding sequence GTGATTGTTGAACATCTTCTGCCTCTCTTTCTGGTCGGCAGCGTTGCCGGTCTCCTGGCAGGTTTTTTTGGTGTGGGAGGCGGGGTCATTTTAGGCCCGTTTTTATTGTTCTTTTTTCAATCCAAGGGAATTCCCATTGACGTTGCGGCAAGACTGGCTTTTGGAACCAGCCATTTTTGCGCCATGTTTAACTCGATTTTTGGCGTTCGCTGGCATCAGCGACAGGGAAATGTGCTGTGGAACGTTGTTCTGCATATTGCCGTTTCGGCCACTGTTGGCGCCTATATCGGTTCGTATATGGCGACAATTATGCCGGGACAAATCCTAAAACGAATTCTGGCCTTTATTTTGATTATTTTGGCCATACAGATTTTTGTGGGGTTTGGAGAAACGAAAGGCGGTACATTAAGCCTTTCCTGGAAAAAGACGATTCCCATTGGTTTTATTGCAGGATTTTTCGCGGCACTGGGCGGCATTGGCGGCGGCGTGTTTTTTGTCCCGGCCATGATCCTTTTCCTGCACGTGCCGGTTAAAAAAACGGCCGGTACCTCCAGTGCCATTATTATTTTTACGGCCCTGTCAGGATCCATCGGCTACCTAACCAACGGATTGGGCGTTCCCGGGCGGCCGTATGGATCAATCGGGTATGTCGACATTCTGGCGACCCTGCCTATTTTAACAGGCTCGTTGGTTTTTTCTCAATTGGGAGGTTATCTGAATACGGTTTTGCCGCCCAAATTACTCAGAACACTTTTTGGGTTGTTCCTGGTTGCTATTTTTATTAAATTAGCTTTTCTGAAATAA
- a CDS encoding inositol-3-phosphate synthase, with product MKTIALFQRRPIKERRNTLKKDIKEPRGKMGVLLPGMGAVGTTFIAGVLAIRKGLGQPFGSLTQMGTIRLGKRTDNRVPKIKDFVPLADISDLVFGGWDIFEDNVYQAALNAGVLDKDLLDQIKPELEAIKPMKAVFDQNYVKKLHGTYIKKAETKWDYAQMLMEDIANFKEKNNLDRVVIDWCGSTEIFISPQSIHNDLDSFEKGLKENHVAIAPSMIYAYAALKMGIPFINGAPNLTTDIPALMQLANENNVPIAGKDYKTGQTLMKTIIAPGLKARLLGLSGWFSTNILGNRDGEVLDDPESFKTKEESKLSVLDYILQPDLYPELYKDYYHKVRINYYPPRGDNKEGWDNIDIFGWLGYPMQIKIDFLCRDSILAAPIVLDLVLFTDLAQRAGMKGIQEWLSFYFKSPITKPGLYPEHDLFIQSMKLKNTLRYLMGEEQITHLGLDYYEE from the coding sequence ATGAAAACAATCGCATTATTTCAAAGACGTCCGATTAAAGAAAGGAGAAACACCTTGAAAAAAGACATTAAGGAACCCCGGGGGAAAATGGGAGTTTTGTTACCCGGAATGGGTGCTGTTGGAACAACATTTATTGCTGGCGTACTCGCGATTCGAAAAGGCCTGGGACAACCATTCGGGTCGTTAACACAAATGGGCACAATTCGCCTCGGAAAACGAACAGACAACCGCGTCCCAAAAATCAAGGATTTTGTTCCGCTTGCCGATATCAGCGATCTGGTCTTTGGCGGCTGGGATATTTTTGAGGACAATGTCTACCAGGCGGCTCTTAATGCCGGTGTTTTGGATAAGGACCTTTTGGACCAGATTAAACCGGAACTGGAAGCCATTAAACCGATGAAAGCCGTTTTTGATCAGAATTACGTAAAAAAACTCCACGGCACCTACATAAAGAAGGCCGAAACCAAGTGGGATTACGCCCAGATGCTGATGGAAGATATCGCCAATTTCAAAGAAAAAAACAATCTGGACCGAGTCGTTATCGATTGGTGCGGAAGCACAGAAATATTTATTTCGCCTCAATCGATTCACAACGATCTGGACAGTTTCGAAAAGGGATTAAAAGAAAATCACGTGGCCATTGCACCCAGCATGATTTACGCCTATGCCGCACTCAAAATGGGTATTCCCTTTATTAACGGAGCCCCCAATCTTACAACGGACATTCCGGCGCTTATGCAGCTGGCCAATGAAAACAACGTCCCGATTGCCGGAAAAGATTACAAAACCGGCCAAACACTGATGAAAACCATCATTGCTCCCGGGCTGAAAGCCCGATTACTGGGACTTTCCGGGTGGTTTTCAACAAATATCCTGGGCAACCGCGACGGAGAAGTTCTGGACGATCCCGAATCCTTTAAGACCAAAGAAGAAAGCAAGCTCTCTGTGCTGGATTATATTCTGCAACCCGATCTTTATCCCGAGCTCTACAAAGATTATTATCACAAGGTCCGAATCAATTATTACCCGCCTCGCGGGGACAATAAAGAGGGCTGGGACAATATCGATATCTTCGGATGGCTGGGTTATCCCATGCAAATCAAGATTGATTTTCTGTGCCGCGACAGTATTTTGGCCGCGCCCATTGTTCTTGATTTAGTCCTTTTTACCGATTTGGCCCAGCGCGCCGGAATGAAGGGTATTCAGGAATGGCTCTCTTTCTATTTCAAGAGCCCCATTACCAAACCCGGTTTGTATCCGGAACATGATCTGTTTATTCAATCGATGAAATTGAAAAACACCCTTCGTTATCTCATGGGTGAAGAACAGATCACCCATTTGGGTCTTGATTATTATGAAGAATGA
- a CDS encoding S41 family peptidase, which translates to MKWKKQGIWVVVLTVLMITLGGWMANMGSPATPDYYLDVQKNLTLFVRIYKEVTLKYVEEIDPDKFMHVGINRLLDALDPYTVLLERDQNEEMSIMTRGKYGGVGMTISIRDGWPTVVEPPFDGTPALKAGIREGDQIIEVDGKSTKGEKISQTASRLRGRPGTSVIIKVRRSGVPKPIEFHLIRAIISVHDLSYAGMIQDGVGYIKLRRFSKNVGKEVANAIENLKSRGMTSVILDLRSNPGGLLPAAVDVANDFLPKGTLIVSTKGRVPNSNQEFRAENDPVAPKLPLAVLVNGNSASASEIVTGAIQDMDRGVVVGTRTFGKGLVQTVVPLSKTQSVKITTAKYYIPSGRCINNDKHTFRNSADVFVKSDSTSGDSTKKKVYHTKHGRVVYGGGGIEPDIVVKNPPLSNFEWELIRKSMFFNFAVHYASAIQDTSKPIIIDNAVLQSFRKYLNKNKFSFQIEGQSALNSLEKTAKKRKYGKPFLEGVEDLKTFLDHQKYLEFSRSKKFIKRMLKLEIIAKLKGSKAEIRASLDDDKTVKAAIDILKNPQAYKVKLGLAK; encoded by the coding sequence ATGAAGTGGAAAAAACAAGGCATTTGGGTGGTTGTCCTGACCGTTTTAATGATTACGCTTGGCGGTTGGATGGCCAACATGGGGTCTCCTGCCACTCCCGATTACTATTTGGATGTACAAAAAAATCTCACGCTATTTGTACGCATTTATAAAGAAGTAACCCTTAAATACGTAGAGGAGATTGACCCCGACAAATTCATGCACGTGGGAATCAATCGGCTTTTAGACGCACTTGATCCCTACACAGTTCTTCTGGAACGGGATCAGAATGAAGAGATGTCCATTATGACACGGGGAAAGTACGGGGGCGTGGGAATGACCATCAGCATCCGGGATGGCTGGCCCACTGTTGTTGAACCCCCTTTTGACGGAACGCCTGCTCTGAAAGCCGGCATTCGGGAGGGAGATCAGATTATCGAAGTGGACGGCAAATCCACAAAGGGCGAAAAGATTTCCCAAACCGCCTCCCGCTTGCGCGGGCGACCCGGAACCAGTGTCATTATTAAGGTTCGCCGGTCAGGAGTTCCGAAGCCCATCGAATTTCATCTGATTCGGGCCATCATCAGTGTGCATGATTTGAGTTATGCCGGAATGATTCAGGACGGGGTCGGTTATATTAAGCTGAGACGATTCTCCAAAAATGTGGGCAAAGAGGTTGCAAACGCTATTGAAAATCTGAAGTCCCGGGGAATGACATCTGTCATTCTGGACCTCCGTTCCAATCCCGGTGGATTGCTGCCCGCGGCTGTAGATGTGGCCAACGATTTTCTCCCCAAAGGGACGTTGATTGTGTCTACAAAGGGGCGTGTTCCCAATTCCAATCAGGAATTTCGGGCTGAAAATGATCCCGTTGCTCCCAAACTTCCGCTTGCCGTTCTGGTGAACGGTAATTCTGCCTCCGCTTCCGAAATCGTCACCGGGGCCATTCAGGACATGGACCGGGGAGTGGTTGTGGGGACGCGAACATTTGGAAAGGGACTGGTACAAACCGTCGTTCCGTTAAGCAAAACGCAATCGGTAAAAATCACCACGGCAAAATACTACATTCCCAGCGGACGCTGCATTAATAACGATAAACACACGTTTAGGAATTCTGCGGATGTTTTTGTCAAATCGGATTCCACGTCCGGTGATTCTACGAAAAAGAAAGTGTACCACACCAAACACGGCCGCGTGGTGTACGGCGGGGGCGGTATTGAACCCGATATCGTTGTTAAGAATCCGCCGCTTTCCAATTTCGAATGGGAGCTCATCCGGAAGTCCATGTTCTTTAACTTTGCGGTTCATTATGCTTCTGCGATCCAGGACACGTCAAAGCCTATCATTATCGATAACGCTGTTCTCCAATCGTTCCGTAAATATTTGAATAAAAACAAATTCTCTTTCCAGATTGAAGGTCAAAGCGCTTTGAATTCCCTTGAAAAAACGGCGAAAAAACGCAAATACGGCAAGCCTTTTCTGGAGGGAGTAGAAGATTTAAAGACATTCTTGGATCACCAAAAATATCTGGAATTCAGCCGCAGTAAAAAATTTATCAAACGGATGCTCAAACTGGAAATTATTGCCAAGTTAAAGGGCAGTAAGGCCGAAATTCGCGCTTCTCTTGATGATGACAAAACGGTTAAGGCGGCAATTGACATTTTGAAAAATCCCCAGGCCTACAAAGTGAAACTGGGACTGGCAAAGTGA
- a CDS encoding MtnX-like HAD-IB family phosphatase: MNQTKFKIFCDFDGTVAVNDVGNELFGTFATKEWETAVEEWKEGKISSRECLERECAVTTLSQQDLNAFCERNPIDPTFREFAEYCRTQEYPIEILSDGMDRYIQEILRREALDWIPVRSNKMVFIDSVHIRPEFPYWEHTCGVCANCKGYHLRNARDGKSLLVYVGDGLSDRCGVKEADIIFAKDELIDYCQQNHYDYIRYRNFRDVQHALHALKKENHRVTVPLQ; the protein is encoded by the coding sequence ATGAATCAAACAAAATTTAAAATTTTCTGTGATTTTGACGGAACAGTTGCCGTCAACGATGTGGGCAATGAACTCTTTGGAACCTTTGCCACAAAGGAGTGGGAAACCGCTGTTGAGGAATGGAAAGAGGGCAAGATTTCTTCCAGAGAGTGTCTGGAGCGTGAATGTGCCGTAACCACTCTCTCCCAGCAGGATCTGAACGCTTTTTGTGAGCGAAATCCCATCGATCCCACATTTCGGGAATTTGCCGAATATTGCCGGACACAAGAGTACCCTATCGAGATTCTCAGCGACGGAATGGATCGCTACATTCAGGAAATTCTTCGGCGGGAGGCTCTGGACTGGATTCCCGTTCGATCCAATAAAATGGTTTTTATCGATTCGGTTCATATTCGGCCGGAATTTCCTTACTGGGAACACACCTGCGGTGTGTGTGCCAATTGCAAAGGGTATCATCTTCGGAATGCCAGAGACGGAAAAAGTCTGCTTGTGTACGTTGGAGATGGTTTGTCCGATCGCTGTGGCGTCAAAGAAGCAGACATTATTTTTGCCAAAGACGAACTCATCGATTATTGCCAACAAAATCACTATGATTATATTCGTTACAGAAATTTTCGTGACGTACAACACGCGTTACATGCGCTTAAAAAAGAAAATCATCGCGTGACCGTGCCGCTCCAATGA
- a CDS encoding pyruvate, phosphate dikinase, protein MKKYVYYFGPQGTEGGAEMRNLLGGKGANLAEMSRIGIPVPPGFTISTEACIEYFKSNNRLPDGLMEQVKENMAKIEKDMNRKFGDAEKPLLVSVRSGARVSMPGMMDTVLNLGLNDQSVKGLAKETNNPRFAYDSYRRFIQMFGNVVYGVAAEHFEKELQKKKEEVGAAYDTDLTADDLKDVVERFKKIFKEQTGKEFPQDPWEQLTDAIMAVFRSWNTKRAIDYRRVNKIPDDWGTAVNVVTMVFGNMGEDSATGVAFTRDPATGEKRFFGEFLKNAQGEDVVAGIRTPQPINKAGRTSADQITLEEEMPEVYKELETIYKKLEKHYRDMQDMEFTIQKGKLWMLQTRNGKRTAMAAIRIAVDMVEEGLITKEEAVMRVEPAQLDQLLHERFDPKAEKKFFGKGINASPGAASGLIALDPDRAVEWAKEGKPVILVRTETSPDDFHGMVAARGILTSRGGATSHAAVVARGIGKPCIVGAENIEVDYDKHVVISNGITLKEGDEISIDGSVGEIYVGNVPTSPSEITAVVLGQIKADEAPLYRYYEKLMSWADDIRRLGVRTNSDTPHDSWVARKFGAEGIGLCRTEHMFFEGDRILAVREMIFASDIEGRKKALDKIRPMQQSDFEGIFKEMEGLPVTVRLLDPPLHEFLPHTDEEYEDLSKRIGIPVDELKTKGKQLKEANPMLGHRGCRLGIVHPEITEMQARAIFTAAANLIKKGVKVLPEVMVPLVGHKAELDDQEAIIRRVAEEVQKEEKIDIEYKVGTMIEVPRAALTADEIAETAEFFSFGTNDLTQMTLGVSRDDAGKFLPLYVERGFYKVDPFQSIDRNGVGQLMGIGVQKGRKTRPELKVGICGEHGGDPASIELCDELELNYVSCSPYRVPIARLAAAQAKLKHQS, encoded by the coding sequence ATGAAAAAATACGTGTATTATTTCGGCCCTCAGGGTACGGAGGGCGGTGCGGAAATGAGGAATCTGTTGGGTGGAAAGGGCGCTAATCTTGCGGAAATGAGCCGTATCGGCATCCCGGTTCCTCCCGGATTCACCATATCAACGGAAGCCTGCATCGAATATTTTAAATCCAACAATAGATTGCCAGACGGCTTAATGGAGCAAGTCAAAGAAAACATGGCAAAAATCGAGAAGGATATGAATCGCAAATTTGGCGATGCCGAAAAGCCATTGTTGGTTTCCGTTCGTTCGGGAGCCCGGGTATCCATGCCCGGAATGATGGATACTGTGCTCAATCTCGGTCTGAACGACCAGTCTGTAAAAGGCCTGGCTAAGGAAACGAATAATCCCCGATTTGCCTACGATTCCTACCGGCGGTTTATTCAAATGTTCGGCAATGTTGTTTACGGGGTGGCTGCCGAACACTTTGAAAAAGAACTTCAGAAAAAGAAAGAAGAGGTAGGCGCGGCTTACGATACGGATCTGACAGCCGACGATCTGAAAGACGTTGTGGAACGTTTCAAGAAGATTTTCAAGGAACAAACCGGGAAGGAATTTCCACAGGATCCGTGGGAACAATTAACCGACGCTATTATGGCCGTTTTCCGATCCTGGAACACCAAGCGCGCCATCGATTACCGCCGTGTCAACAAAATTCCCGATGATTGGGGAACCGCCGTCAATGTCGTCACCATGGTTTTTGGCAACATGGGCGAAGATTCGGCAACCGGCGTTGCGTTTACCCGTGACCCCGCAACCGGGGAAAAACGATTCTTCGGTGAATTCCTGAAAAACGCTCAGGGGGAAGACGTTGTGGCCGGAATCCGAACTCCACAACCTATTAATAAAGCCGGACGCACCAGTGCTGATCAAATCACACTTGAAGAAGAAATGCCCGAGGTTTACAAAGAGCTGGAAACCATCTACAAAAAACTGGAAAAACACTACCGTGACATGCAGGATATGGAGTTTACCATCCAAAAGGGCAAACTCTGGATGCTTCAAACACGCAACGGAAAGCGTACGGCCATGGCCGCCATTCGAATCGCAGTTGATATGGTGGAAGAAGGCCTGATCACCAAAGAAGAAGCCGTGATGCGCGTTGAACCGGCCCAATTGGATCAGCTTCTTCACGAGCGTTTTGATCCAAAGGCCGAAAAGAAGTTCTTCGGAAAGGGCATTAATGCCTCTCCCGGCGCGGCCAGCGGATTAATTGCCCTCGATCCGGATAGGGCGGTGGAATGGGCTAAAGAAGGCAAGCCGGTTATTTTGGTCCGAACGGAAACCTCTCCGGATGATTTCCACGGAATGGTTGCTGCCCGGGGAATTCTTACCTCCCGCGGCGGAGCCACCTCTCACGCAGCGGTTGTTGCGCGCGGTATCGGCAAACCCTGCATTGTGGGTGCCGAAAACATTGAAGTGGATTACGACAAACATGTTGTCATTTCCAACGGAATTACCCTAAAAGAAGGCGATGAGATTTCCATTGACGGAAGCGTCGGGGAAATTTACGTGGGCAATGTACCAACAAGCCCGTCCGAAATTACGGCCGTTGTATTGGGACAAATCAAGGCCGACGAAGCGCCTCTGTACCGGTACTATGAAAAACTGATGTCCTGGGCCGATGACATTCGCCGGCTGGGTGTCCGCACCAACTCTGACACGCCACACGATTCCTGGGTTGCCCGTAAATTCGGTGCGGAAGGAATTGGTTTGTGCCGCACGGAACACATGTTTTTCGAAGGCGATCGGATTCTGGCCGTGCGTGAAATGATCTTTGCATCGGACATTGAAGGCCGAAAAAAGGCCCTGGACAAAATCCGTCCCATGCAGCAAAGTGATTTTGAAGGTATTTTCAAGGAAATGGAAGGCTTGCCGGTAACGGTGCGTTTGCTTGATCCGCCTCTGCACGAATTCTTGCCGCATACCGATGAAGAATATGAAGATCTCTCAAAGCGCATCGGCATTCCCGTTGACGAACTCAAAACAAAGGGAAAACAACTAAAAGAAGCCAACCCCATGCTGGGACACCGCGGGTGCCGTCTGGGAATTGTTCATCCTGAAATTACAGAGATGCAGGCACGGGCTATTTTTACGGCCGCCGCTAACCTGATTAAAAAGGGCGTAAAGGTCCTTCCGGAAGTTATGGTTCCTCTGGTGGGTCACAAAGCGGAATTGGATGATCAGGAAGCCATTATCCGCCGTGTGGCCGAAGAGGTCCAAAAAGAGGAAAAAATAGACATCGAATACAAGGTGGGTACCATGATCGAGGTTCCCCGCGCGGCACTGACTGCCGATGAAATTGCGGAAACAGCCGAATTTTTCTCTTTCGGCACAAACGACCTGACCCAGATGACGCTGGGCGTCAGCCGCGACGATGCCGGCAAATTCCTTCCGCTTTACGTGGAGCGCGGCTTCTACAAGGTCGATCCCTTCCAGAGCATCGACCGAAACGGCGTGGGACAGCTTATGGGCATCGGCGTCCAAAAGGGCCGAAAAACACGTCCGGAATTGAAGGTCGGAATTTGCGGCGAACATGGGGGCGATCCGGCATCCATTGAGCTCTGTGATGAGCTGGAATTGAATTACGTGAGCTGTTCGCCGTATCGTGTCCCCATTGCCCGGCTGGCTGCGGCTCAGGCAAAACTCAAACACCAATCATAA
- a CDS encoding MBL fold metallo-hydrolase, with amino-acid sequence MIQIKTFEQITIARMARSILGRPLYFTASYLVDGLLIDTGPAILEKELLGTLPLSGVRLIVNTHHHEDHIGNNAALQKKFRLPIYAFSLAIPVIENPVLLHEQLYRRLTWGKVPKPSHPQPIGATITARHLSFRVIYTPGHSFADITLFNPENGWAFTGDIFIRGKETVIRHDSDIKNIMDSLKVLKALNPRVIFPGSGNPILNPQEELDKKLRYFEHLKNRVLSLYAEGKSVKEIRTLLFPKTPLLTRISFGDYSSDSLIRSFIKNFASPR; translated from the coding sequence ATGATACAGATTAAAACATTTGAACAGATAACCATCGCACGAATGGCCCGCTCGATTTTGGGCCGTCCCCTCTATTTTACCGCCAGCTATCTCGTTGACGGTCTTCTGATTGACACGGGCCCGGCCATTCTGGAAAAGGAACTCCTTGGCACCCTGCCGCTTTCTGGGGTGCGTCTCATCGTCAATACCCACCATCACGAGGATCACATTGGCAATAACGCCGCACTCCAAAAAAAATTCCGGCTCCCCATTTATGCCTTTTCATTGGCCATCCCTGTTATTGAAAATCCGGTTCTTCTCCACGAACAGCTCTACCGGCGCCTGACCTGGGGAAAAGTCCCCAAACCCAGCCATCCCCAGCCTATCGGCGCCACCATAACCGCCCGGCACCTTTCATTCCGCGTTATTTACACGCCGGGACACTCCTTCGCGGATATTACACTGTTTAATCCCGAAAACGGGTGGGCCTTTACGGGTGACATTTTTATCCGGGGCAAGGAAACGGTTATCCGCCACGACAGTGACATCAAAAACATCATGGATTCCCTGAAGGTGCTGAAGGCCTTAAATCCGCGGGTTATTTTCCCAGGAAGCGGCAATCCCATCCTTAATCCTCAGGAAGAATTGGACAAAAAATTGCGGTATTTTGAGCATCTGAAAAATAGGGTTCTGTCTCTTTACGCAGAAGGAAAATCCGTCAAAGAGATTCGCACCCTCCTCTTTCCCAAAACCCCTCTTTTAACCCGCATTTCCTTTGGTGACTATTCCTCCGACAGCCTCATTCGTTCCTTTATTAAAAATTTCGCCTCCCCCAGGTAG
- a CDS encoding MATE family efflux transporter: MAAILKRKHSPLRDILKTSLPAVIDLSSQTVMWTIEAILIGHLSAAAFAGVGMAIQVIILFFTIFLTFIVGSSIIINRHLGAGENWEANHIFGQALMIGIAMAIFVAIIWYFGATTLFTIIREKERVAQQSGIRYLRIIALFSPLILTNFVAMGIMRAAGDTRVTMIINLVINTINLILAPLLIFGLFGFPRLEVKGAALAAGFAHTVGFFSTLFVLRTRKSILFLSFRELTTPNYKSFKRLFSAGVPTTIEQLFWAYGQMVITSYAAILGIYYLAAHQVFMRIQAILSMVYMGFSLGAMTLVGQNLGAKEHARAEETGHVAGYVVSVFVVLIVASLLIFDKPLIALFTGEPEVLKIGGKVMIIFALVQIPKAINGVVSGNLRGAGDLKWLMYWAIGSSIIMETGMTYVFAFPFHLSLMGLWLVQGMDESIRLTLNYSRFKGGSWKFIKI, translated from the coding sequence ATGGCCGCTATTTTGAAGAGAAAACACTCTCCGCTCAGGGACATCCTGAAAACCTCGCTTCCGGCTGTTATTGACCTGTCGTCGCAAACAGTCATGTGGACGATCGAGGCTATTCTAATCGGTCACCTCTCAGCTGCTGCTTTTGCCGGTGTTGGAATGGCCATCCAGGTAATTATTCTTTTCTTTACTATTTTCCTCACCTTTATTGTGGGAAGTTCCATTATTATCAACCGTCATCTCGGGGCGGGCGAAAACTGGGAAGCCAATCACATTTTCGGGCAGGCCCTGATGATCGGGATTGCCATGGCCATTTTCGTGGCTATCATCTGGTATTTTGGGGCAACAACCCTCTTTACAATCATTCGGGAAAAGGAACGCGTTGCGCAACAATCGGGTATCCGGTACTTGCGCATCATCGCTCTTTTTTCCCCCCTTATTTTAACAAACTTTGTAGCCATGGGAATCATGCGGGCCGCCGGAGATACCCGCGTAACCATGATTATTAATTTGGTGATTAACACCATCAATCTCATTCTTGCCCCTCTTCTGATTTTCGGGCTCTTTGGCTTTCCACGGCTTGAGGTGAAAGGAGCCGCCCTTGCCGCAGGTTTTGCGCATACGGTGGGCTTTTTCTCCACCCTCTTTGTGCTTCGAACCCGAAAATCGATTCTTTTTCTTTCATTTCGGGAACTTACAACCCCCAATTACAAAAGCTTTAAACGATTATTTTCCGCTGGTGTCCCAACCACGATTGAACAATTATTTTGGGCGTATGGTCAGATGGTGATTACGAGCTACGCCGCAATTTTGGGAATTTATTACCTTGCCGCCCACCAGGTTTTTATGAGAATTCAGGCCATTTTGTCAATGGTGTACATGGGATTCAGTCTCGGCGCCATGACCCTTGTGGGCCAGAATCTCGGTGCCAAGGAACATGCCCGGGCTGAAGAAACCGGGCACGTTGCCGGCTATGTGGTTTCTGTTTTTGTCGTACTTATTGTGGCTTCACTTTTGATTTTCGATAAACCCCTGATCGCTCTTTTCACAGGGGAACCAGAGGTCTTGAAAATTGGTGGAAAAGTCATGATCATTTTTGCTTTGGTTCAAATTCCAAAAGCCATTAACGGGGTTGTCAGCGGAAACCTGCGGGGGGCAGGCGACCTGAAATGGCTCATGTACTGGGCCATTGGCAGTTCCATCATTATGGAAACGGGAATGACCTATGTTTTCGCGTTTCCCTTTCATCTCTCACTCATGGGGTTATGGTTGGTACAGGGAATGGATGAATCGATACGTCTCACACTAAACTATTCCCGTTTCAAGGGAGGAAGCTGGAAATTTATCAAAATTTAA
- a CDS encoding aspartate 1-decarboxylase, whose protein sequence is MLYHMYKSKIHRAVVNEVDLNYEGSITIDRELMDAAHLLPNEKVQVLNINTGQRAETYIIEGPRGSGKIGLNGAIARMAQVGDYLIIISYAIMTEDEAKYFHPTVVLVDENNRIISKTSD, encoded by the coding sequence ATGCTGTACCATATGTATAAATCAAAAATTCATCGGGCCGTTGTTAACGAGGTCGATCTGAATTATGAAGGAAGTATTACGATTGATCGGGAGCTCATGGATGCGGCTCATTTGCTGCCCAACGAAAAAGTTCAGGTGTTAAACATCAACACCGGTCAGCGGGCAGAAACATATATTATTGAGGGCCCTCGCGGATCCGGAAAGATCGGATTAAACGGTGCAATTGCCCGCATGGCTCAGGTGGGCGATTATCTGATTATTATTTCTTATGCCATTATGACCGAAGACGAGGCAAAATATTTTCATCCGACCGTTGTCTTGGTGGATGAAAACAATCGCATTATTTCAAAGACGTCCGATTAA